From the Winogradskyella forsetii genome, the window ACCCACCATTATCTTTTTATACCCATAACGTACCGTTTTTAAAGGAAAAATCCCTTCCATGCGGAAAATCCATTGAAGACCGTGTCAACTTAGTGAATTCTGTTTTTCCTCTTGAAAATCCCATTTATGAACCAAAAATATATTTAACCAAGGAAGAGAAACACTATGACAAACTCAATGCTTATGATAAGCCTGTTATTATGTTTGGCATATTGGGAAGCACACCGCAAAAATCGATGCCTTATGAGCATATTACCGCCATCATAGATTTTGTAACCGAAAACTATGATGTTTATGCTTTATTCAATTATTCACCACACCAGAAAGAGGATGCTGAAAGCATTTATAACAACTGCAAACATAAGGATAGGATAATTTTTGATGTCTATGAGGATAGCATCCGTGGGTTCATTCAATTAATGAACAAATGCAAATTACTTATTGCCAATGAAGGTGGGACGGTACATATTGCAAAAGCGTTGAACAAACCTACTTTTACTATTTTTTCCCCTTACGTTTTAAAAGACCATTGGGCTAGTTTTGAAGATGGAAAAACACATACCTCAGTTCACTTATTGGACGAAAAACCAGATTTATTTTCCACAGACAGAGCACAACGTAAAAAAATAGAAGAAGACCCTTCTTTTTTATACAAACAATTAACTCCCGAACTTATTATACCTATTCTAGATACGTTTTTAAAACATAATTTTTAGATATATGCACAAACTATCTTTCATAGACAGGTTTCATCATTGGCGCAGAAAAATGCGCTGGAACAAACAATATAAAAAAGGGAAATGGAGTTATTTGAATGACGAACGCGAGTCTAGTAGATATCATAAAATTGTAGATTATATAAAAACTTATGCTACAACAAATCCATCAATCTTAGATTTAGGTGCAGGCGAAGCTGTACTAAACCAAAGGCTTGATAAAAATGAATATAAA encodes:
- a CDS encoding glycosyltransferase family 9 protein — encoded protein: MKKILVIQNKRIGDVLLASLIATNIKTVFPDAIIDYMVYDYTTGVIEQNPAIDHIIEIKEKELKKIPNLIKTAIQVRKKGYDIIFDPYAKFQSRIISLLSGADIRVGYKKRDKNPPLSFYTHNVPFLKEKSLPCGKSIEDRVNLVNSVFPLENPIYEPKIYLTKEEKHYDKLNAYDKPVIMFGILGSTPQKSMPYEHITAIIDFVTENYDVYALFNYSPHQKEDAESIYNNCKHKDRIIFDVYEDSIRGFIQLMNKCKLLIANEGGTVHIAKALNKPTFTIFSPYVLKDHWASFEDGKTHTSVHLLDEKPDLFSTDRAQRKKIEEDPSFLYKQLTPELIIPILDTFLKHNF